TGCGGCTGCACAACGGCACGCTGTGGCGCTGGAACCGGCTGCTGATCGGCTTCGAGCCCGACGGCCGGCCGCACCTGCGCATCGAGCAGCGCGTGATGCCCGCTGGCCCGAGCGTGGCCGACATGATCGCCAACGCGGCCTTCTACTACGGCTGCGCCCACATGCTCGCCACTGCGGCGCAGCCACCCGAGGCGCAGTTGCCCTTCGACGCCGCGCGGCGCAACTTCTACCTCGCCGCCCGCGACGGCCTGGGCGCGACGATCCGCTGGCTCGATGGCCGCGACCACCCGGTCACCGAGGTACTGGCCGAGCTGCTGGCGCAGGCGCGCGAGGGCCTGGCCCGGCTGGACATCGACACCGCCGACCGCGAACGCAGCCTGGACCTGCTCGCCGCGCGCCTGCGCACCCGCCGCAACGGTGCGGCCTGGCAGCTGGCCCACCACGCCCGCCACCACGACTTCTTCCACCTCACCGCCGACTACCTGGCGCACCAGCGCAGCGGCCGGCCGGTGCACGAGTGGCCCCTGTAGAAAATCGCCTGATGCCTGTGATCGCCGACCTCGCTGCTGCTGCACCCCTCACTCCGCCCCCGCCCCTCACCCGCCTCGACCTGACCCGCCTGGCGGATCTGCCGCCCGGGCTGCTCGACACCCGGGCGAGCGACCTGCATCGCCTGTTTCCCGGCCCGCTGCTGCTGCACCTGCCCGGCCAGCGCCGGCCGGAGCTGTTCGTCTCGGTGCTGCTGCATGGCAACGAGGACGTGGGCTGGGTGGCCCTGCAGCAGGTGCTGCGCCACGCGCTCGCCCACGGCCGGCAGGAGCTGCCGCGTGCGATGACGGTGCTGGTGGGCAACGTGAGCGCCGCCCGCCACGGCCTGCGCCGCCTGGACGGCCAGCCCGACTACAACCGCGTCTGGCCCGGCGGCGAGAGCGCTCTCGGCACACCCGAGCAGGCGCTGATGGCCGAGGTGCACGCCCGGATGCGCGAGCGGGCCGCGGCCGACGGGGGCGCGCTCTTCGCCGCCATCGACCTCCACAACAACACCGGGCTGAACCCGCACTACGGCATCGTCAACCACCTGGACGCGGCCAGCCTGCACCTGGCGCGCATGTTCGCGCGCACCGTGGTGCTGTTCCGCGGCGTGCCGGGCACGCAGACGGCGGCCTTTGCGCCGCTGTGCCCGGCCGTGGCCGTCGAGTGCGGCAAGCCCGGCGTGCCGGCCAACGAGGCAGCCGCGGCGCGCTTCCTCGACGCCTGCCTGCACCTGGCCGAGTTCCCCGCCCACCCGCTGCGCGAGAGCGACATCGACCTATACCACACCGTCGCGCTGGTGAAGGTGCGCGAGGACGTGCGCTTCGCCTTCGTCGGCGAAGACGACGACCCTGCCTCCGCTGCCGCCGACCTGCTGCTCGACGCCCGCCTGGACCACCTCAACTTCAGGGAGCTGGAAGCCGGTGCCGCGTTCGGCCACACCCGCCACCCGATGCCGCTGGACGTGCGCGACGAGGCCGGCACCGACGTGGCCGCCGCCTGCTTCCGCACCGAGCAAGGGCGCCTGCGCCTGGCGCTGCCCCTGATGCCCGCGATGCTGACCCTGGACGAGCGCGTGGTGCGGCAGGACTGCCTGTGCTACCTGATGGAGCGCGTACCGTTCGAGCGGGTGCAGGCGGCCGGCGCCGCCTGAGCACCTCGGTCGACCCGGCCGATCAGCCGGCCAGGCGCTGCCCCCGTGTGCCGGCAAACGACTGGCGCGCACTGCCGCCGCGCTGCGCGGGGTAGGCGATGGCCTGCAGCGCCGGCAGGTCCAGCAGCGTCAGCTCGTAGCCCTGCACCTTGACGATGCCGGCATCGGCCAGGCGGCGCAGCGCCCGCGAAAAGGTCTCCGAGGTGGTGCCCAGCTGCGCGGCAATCGCCTGCTTCAGTTCGGTGAGCACCAGCTTGGGTGCGGCCATGCCGCCCAGGCCGCCCAACCCACCCAGCCCGTCGAGCGCCCCTTCGACGCGGCGCAGCAGCCAGCGCGCCAGCCGGGCCGGCACGTCGGCGGTGACCACGTCGTGCAGGGTGTCGCTGAGCGTGCGCACGCGGCTGGCCAGCTGCTGGCTCACCGCGCGCATCAGCTCGGGGTCCTGCGCGGCGGCGTCGAAGAGGGTGCGCAGCGGGATGGCCAGCAGCTCCACCGGGGTGCGGCACTGCGCGGCGTCCACCCAGGCGGGCGACTCCGACAGCGCACCGGCCACGTCGAGCCACTCGCCCGGGCCGATCATGTGCTTCTCCACGAAGCCGCCCTGCTCGGCCAGCCAGCCCAGCGACATGCGCCCGCGCCGCAGCAGCCACCAGGCCGGCACCGGGTGCACCGGGCCGCCCGGCAGGTCGAGGTTGCCGATGCCGTGGCGCACCACGAGGCTGTGGGTGCGCAGCCGCTCCAGCGTGGCCTCGCTCGGCCGGGCCGGGGCGAAAGCACGCCGCAGCAGCGCGATGTCCGGGTGGGCTCGCACCGGCAGCCCGGCGAGGTCGGGCACCGCCCAGGCCTCGCGACCGGGCGACGGCAGCGGGCCATCGGCCAGCAGCGGCCGGGCAGGAGCGTCTTGACGGGTCCAGGTGAGGGGCGAGGTCTGCATGGGAAACATCCTTTGCGTCGATGCACCCTTACAGGGCAAGACCCGGGCCAGGCATCTTCCACGTGAGATCAACGAGTTAGCTCGGCATGGGTCTTTTTTACCATCATCCGAAGAAGGTATAATTCACCACAGAGGGTGATTTAGACCATGACGGAATCCCATCTGCTGCGTGACCTGGCGGTCTGGCTGCCGGCGGCGGTGCGGCTGCAGCATGTGGTCGACCACCTGAGCGGCGCCTTCGACTGCGACGCGGTGGCCCTGCTGGCGCTGGAGCCGGGCGAGCCGCCGGACTGCCTGCGCCCGCTGGCCACGGTGGGGCTGGTGCGCGATGCCCTGGGGCGGCGCTTCCGCCTGCACGAGCAGCCGCGGCTGGCGGCCATCCTGGCCAGCGCCGAGGTGGTGGCCTTTGAGCAGGGCAGCCGCCTGCCGGACCCCTACGACGGCCTGATCGACGCGCGCCAGGGCCAGCCCCTGCCGGTGCACGACTGCATGGGCATCCGCCTGATGCAGGACGATCGCCCCTGGGGTGTGCTGACGCTGGACGGCCTGACGCCCGGGCGCTTCAACGCCGCCGCCCACGCCGCGCTGCGCCAGGCCGCCCTGTGGGTGGAAGCCGCCGTGCGCGTGACCCGCCTGGAGCGCGAGAACCACGCCCTGCGCCACGGCCGCGACTGGACGGTGCGGCCCCAGGAGGATGCCCCGGCGCTGGCCATGCCGGCCGACGCCGACTGGGAGATCACCGCGCACAGCCAGGCCATGCGCCAGCTGCTCAAGGAGAGCCGCGTGGTGGCCGAGAGCGACCTGCCGGTGCTGCTGCTGGGCGAGACCGGCGTGGGCAAGGAACTGTTCGCGCGCCGGCTGCACCGGCTCTCGCCGCGGCACGAGAAGCCGCTGGTGCAGGTCAACTGCGCCGCCCTGCCCGAGACGCTGGCGGAGAGCGAGCTGTTCGGCCATGTGCGCGGCGCCTTCTCCGGCGCCACCGGCGAGCGCGCCGGGCGGGTCGAGGCCGCACAGGGCGGCACGCTCTTCCTCGACGAGGTGGGCGAGCTGCCGCTGCCGCTGCAGGCCAAGCTGCTGCGCACGCTGCAGAACGGCGAAATCCAGCGCCTGGGCTCGGACCGCCCGCGCAAGGTGGACATCCGCATCGTCGCGGCCACCAACCGCGACCTGCGCGCGGCGGTGCGCGACGGCCACTTCCGCGCTGACCTGTACCACCGCCTGTCGGTCTACCCGCTGCCGATCCCGCCGCTGCGCGAGCGCCGCGACGACGTGCTGCCGCTGGCCGGGCGCTTCCTGGAGCTCAATCGCGCCCGCCTGGGGCTGCGCAGCCTGCGCCTGTCCGCCGAGGCCGAGCGCGCGCTGCTGGCCTACGGCTGGCCGGGCAACGTGCGCGAACTGGAGCACGTGATCGGCCGCGCCGCGCTGCGCGCCGCCGGCCGGCTGGAGGACCGCCACCACATCGTCACCCTGGGGCTGGACCTGCTCGGCCTCGATCCGCTGGAGCAGCCAAGCGGGTCGCCCATGGGCACGGCAGCCGGCACGCGCGCAGCCCTGCCCGATGCTGCGGCGTCGCTGCCCGCCCACCTCGCCGCCAGCCTCACGGCCACGACCCTGAAAGAGGCCACCGACGCCGCCCAGCGCGCCTGCGTGCAGGCCGCCCTGCAGGCCTGCGACGGCAACTGGGCCGCCGCCGCACGGCGCCTGGGCGTGGACGCGAGCAACCTGCACAAGCTGGCCCGCCGGCTGGAACTGAAGCCGCTGCGCTGACCTGCCGGCACGGCGGTCCGCACGCGCCACAACGCCTGCCGAAACGCAAGCCAGCGGGCAGAGGCCTGGGGACATTCCCGGTTTAGGGACAGGGCGCCGATACACTTCGGCGCCTCGCCAGCCCGCGCTTGCCGCGCCATGCGAGCCCCTTGCCATCGCCCTGACGCGTGCCCATCCGCGTCCCCATCCACGCCCCACTCCATGACGCCACCGCCCGGCCCCGCCGCGCCCGCCACCTCGCCAGTGGCCTCGCCAGCCGCCACGACCTCCCTGTTCCAGGCAACCGCCAAGATCTACCCGCGCGCCGTCAGCGGCGTGTTCGCGCGCTGGCGCTGGATCATGGTCTGGGTCACGCAGATCATCTTCTACGGCGTGCCCTGGCTGAGCTGGAACGACCGCCAGGCGGTGCTGTTCGACCTGGAAACGCCGCGCTTCTACCTCTTCGCGCTGGTGCTGCAGCCACAGGACCTGATCTTCCTGGCCGGCCTGCTGGTGATCAGCGCGCTGGCGCTGTTCTTCTTCACCGCCGTGGCCGGGCGGCTGTGGTGCGGCTACGCCTGCCCACAGTCGGTCTACACGCACATCTTCCTGTGGATGGAGCTCAAGACCGAAGGCGACCGGCTCGCCCGCATGCGCCTGGACCAGCAGCCCTGGGGCCTGGACAAGCTGCGCCGCAAGGGCGGCAAGCACGCGGCCTGGATCGCCTTCTCGGCGGTGACCGGCTTCACCTTCGTGGGCTACTTCCTGCCCATCCGCGAGCTGGCCATGCAGGTGGCCACGCTGGCGCTGACGCCCTGGGCCACCTTCTGGATCGTCTTCTACGGCTTTGCCACCTACGGCAACGCCGGTTGGCTGCGCGAGCAGATCTGCACCTACATGTGCCCCTATGCGCGCTTCCAGAGCACGCTGCTGGACGGTGACTCGCTGGTGATCGCCTACGACACGGCGCGCGGCGACCCGCGTGGCTCGCGCTCCAGGAAGGCCGACCCGAAGGCGCTGGGCCTGGGCTCGTGCATCGACTGCACGCTGTGCGTGCAGGTCTGCCCCACTGGCATCGACATCCGCGACGGCCTGCAGGCCGAGTGCATCGGCTGCGCCGCCTGCATCGACGCCTGCGACGACGTGATGGACAAGATGGGCTACGCGCGCGGCCTGATCCGCTACGGTACCGGCAACGGCGTGGCCCAGGGCTGGACGCGCCAGCAGCAGCTCGCCCGGGTGATTCGCCCGCGCGTGCTGATCTACGGTGCGCTGCTGGCGGGCTCGCTGGCGGCCTTCGGCTACGGCATGGCGATGCGCCCGGTGGTGGGCATGGACGTGATCCGCGACCGCGGCATGATGGCGCGCATCGGCGAGACCGGCCGCATCGAGAACCTCTACCGCGTGCAGCTGATGAACCGGCGCGAGACGGCCACGCCCTACCAGCTCGGCGTCGAAGGACCGAACGGCCTGAAGGGGCTGAACGGCCTGGCGCTGGACGAGCCGCAGGTCTGGACCCTGCAGCCCGGCGAGGTGCGCTCCTACACCGTGCGGCTGTCGCTGCCCGCCGAGGCCGCTGCCACCCCAGGCGCCCACCCCGTCACGCTGACGCTGGCCAGCCCGGGGGTGCAGGGTATCGCCGTGCGCGAGGCCACCACCTTCCTCGTGCCGCGCTGAATCTGCTCGGGAACACGCGGCCAGGCACCCGCCGGCCGATCAGCCCGCCTGCGCCCGGTACAGCGCGGCCACCAGGTCCGACTGCGTGACCATGCCGACCAGCCGCCGCTCGGCGTCCACCACCGGCACGTGGTGCAGGCCCAGGTCGGACAGCCGCGGCACCAGCTCCACCACCACCGCATCGCTGGCCACGGTGTGGACCGGGTGGGCCATGATCTGGCCGACCACCTCCGGCTTGTCCGAACTGGGCCCAGGGGTGGCGTTCAACAGGCGCCGCACCCGCTCGCCGAAACTGCGCGGGTCGCGCGGGTCGAGCCTTGCCTGCTTGATGAAATCGATCAGCGTGACGATGCCGATCACCCGGCGCGCCCGGTCCACCACCGGCAGCGCCTTGATGCGGTGAACGTACAGCAGTTGCCAGGCCTCCTCCAGCGGGGTGCCGAACTCGGCGGTCACCAGGTCGCGAGACATGATGTCCACGCATCGCACGCTGCCGAAGCGGCGCTGCCAGGCCTGTGCCTGGGCTTGGCGCAGCAGGTCCTCCAGTGCGTCGCGGTCGATGTCGACCAACTGGTTGAAATCGCGCAGCGCGGCATCCAGGTCGGCTCGCGTCAGGCCGATGCGGTCCTGCGGTGCGGCGTCGCGGGTCTGGTGCCGGTTGTCGTGGACCGGCGGCGTGTGCGCGCGTTGCGGCGCCGTGGCACGGCGATAGAGCTTGGCCACCGCGACCAGCAGGGCGGCATTCAACCCGACGGGCACGAAGGCGAAGCCCCAGCCCAGCGCATGCACCGTTGGCCCGCCCAGCACGGCCACCAGGGCGGTGCCGCCACCCGGCGGGTGCACGCAGCGCAGCGGGAACATCAGCAGCAGCGCCAGGCCCACCGCCGCCGCGGCCGCAGCCGGCCCGGCGCCCCAGGCCTGGTACACGGCGGTGCCCACCAGCGCTGCGACCACGTTGCCGGCCAGCGCCGGCCAGGCCTGCGCCAACGGGCTGCTGGGCACCGCGAAGAGCAGCACCGCGGATGCGCCCATCGGCGCCGCCAGCCAGAGGGCGCCACCCTGCCCCCCCAGCAACCACCAGCCCACGCTGCCCGATACGCCCACGCCCAGTGCCGCGCCGAGGCTGTCGCGCAGCCGCTCGCGCCAATCGACGGTCTGGCGCTGCAGGCCGAGGCGCTGCCACCATCGCAGGCGGCGCTCAGAAGCGGCCGTTTGGGCAGGCATGGGCGGCTGGTGCGAAGACGTCATGCGCGATTCTTGCACCAACAAGGTGCGTCGCGCCTGGATGAGCCTGCGTGCCCCGGCGTCAATTCGAGCCGCGCTCCCAGAGCGGGCCGATCGCGTCGAGCGAGTTCTTGAGCACCAGGCCGAGCTCGGTGTCACCCTCCATCACCAGCTCGCGCTCGAAGAAGAGCCGGTCCGGATCCTCCTCGCCACGCGCCAGCCGCAGGAAGCCGCCCGCGGTGGCCCGGATGCACAGCGCACACTCGCCCTGCTCGGCCGCTGCCGAGAAACCACCCGGCCCGAGCAACAGGCGCACGCGCAGGCCGAAGTCGCTGACATGCAGCGCCACAATGCGGCCCTGCAGCGCGCGCCGTGCATCGTCAGGCAGCCGGTGCAGCAGCCAGCGGTTCAGCGCCAGCGCGGCCAGTGTGGAAGGCGGCGCGCTCGGCAGGTGCTCGACCAGGTCACAGATCCGGCGGTGAATCGCCCCCAGTGCCACGGGCAGGCCGGGCGGCAGCGGGCGTGTGGCGGCACCGGCGAGGGGCACCGAAAGGGATGTGGCGGGCATCGGGTTCATGCGGTGACACTCCATTCCATCCCGGCTCGGCGCCGGGCGTATCCATTGGCAAAGGGCCCGGGCACGCCGAGTGCGGCCCAGCTCGCCAGGCGCTCGGCCGCCTTGGCCCCCTGGTTGGCCACGGCGTGGAAGTCCTCCACCACCCGGGCAAAGCCACGCGCACAGGGCGACAGCCGCAGGCGGCTCACCCCGGCGGCGCGCAGCGCCTCGCGCTCGCCGAGCAGGCACTGCACCGCGGCCGACTGGGTCTGCGTGCCGTTGAGCACCAGGAAGGCCCGCGCCTCGCTGGTGTCCATCGCCAGGCCGTCCGGATCCTCGATGCAGCGGAAGCCGCACTGATCCTTGGGCAGGTGGTGGTGGCGCGCTGTGAAGCAACGCGCCGAAAAGGCCAGCGGCACCCGGCCGAAGGCCCAGGCCTCGGTCTGGACGGGCGCGCCCGCCGGGGTGCACACCGGGTCGGCGGCCGGATTGATGGCAGCGATGTCGTCCAGCGGCAGCTCCACCGGCGCCACCCAGCGGCCCAGGCCCATCCCGGCGCCCAGCGCGGCGTGCTCGACCAGCGCGGCGCGGCTGTAGATGTTCAGGTGCGGCCCCAGCACCAGCGGCACGCGCTCGGCCAGCAGGTGCAGCGCGGAGGCGTCGGCCGCCTCGACGGCGAAATCGGTCTGCTCGGCCTGGCGCTCCAGCAGGCGCAGGTCGGCCTCGGTCTCGATCAGCGCCTGGGCGGCCAGCACCACCGTCTTGCCGGCGGCGGCCAGGTCGGCCCCCAGCGCCAGCCAGTCCGGCAGGCGCAGCTCGCGCCGGCGCGCGCAGACCACCTCGCCGATCACGATGGTGTCGGCCGGCGTCTCGACCGCCTCGGCGTAGAAGTCCATCAGCGCCTGGCGCGGCCAGTGGTAGAGCACCGGGCCGATGGTCAGGCCGAAGCGGCCCGGCTCGGCAGGGGCGTCGGTGCCCGCAAGGGAAGCGGAGGTCGGCATGTTCATCGCCAGGGTCGGTCGTAGGCGCCGAGGGTGTGTTGCTGGCCCTCGGCGTGGCGCGCCAGGGTGTGGCTCCATTCCGGCGCCACCTGGTAGCGCTCGGGCGCGACAGCCGCGCGGTCAATGGCGGCACGCCAGACGCGCGTGACCTGCTCGACGTAGGCCGCACTGCGCTGGCGGCCCTCGATCTTGATGGCCGCCACGCCCATGCCGATCAGCTGCGGCAGCACATCCAGGGTGTTCAGGCTGGTCGGCTCCTCCAGCGCGTACCCGCGCCGGCCGTCGACCACGAAGCGGCCCTTGCACAGCGTCGGGTAGCCACGCGCCTCGTCCGGGGCGTAGACGTCGATCAGCACGTCGTTCAGGCGGGCCTGCACGCCGCGGGCGTCCTCGCTCCAGCGCACCGCCGAGGCGGGCGAGCAGACCCCGGCGTTGTTGGGCGAGCAGCCGGTGGCCCAGGAGGACAGCGCGCAGCGGCCCTCGACCATCACGCACAGGCTGCCGAAGCCGAACACCTCGATGTCCACCTCGGTGCGCTCGATCACCTGCGCCACCTGCTGCAGCGTCAGCACGCGCGGCAGCACGGCGCGCTGGATGCCGTAGCGCTCACGGTAGAACTCGATCGCCGCGTGGCTGGTGGCCGAGGCCTGCACCGACAGGTGCAGGCGCAGCTGCGGGTGCCGGCGGCGGCACCAGGCCATCACCGCGGTGTCGGCCACGATCAGCGCATCCGCGCCCAGCGCCACCGCCTTGTCCGCAGCTCGAAACCAGGGCGAGGGGTCGCGCGCCGCAGCAAAGGTGTTCAGCGCCATCAGCACCTGGGCGCCACGGGCATGGGCATGGGCCACGCCGGCCTGCACCTGGGCGTCGTCGAAGTTCAGGCCGGCGAAGTTGCGCGCATTGGTGGCGTCCTTCAGGCCGAGGTAAACGGCGTCGGCGCCAGCATCCACGGCGCACTGCAGGGCGCGCAGGGAGCCGGCCGGGCAGACCAGCTGGGGTTTGCGGGGTGGGGACATGATGAGTCGGACGTTGACCCGGGCGGGCCGGCACGAGGCCACAGCCGTGGCACACGGAGGACGCACACCGGAGGACAGCAGTCCCCCCGATGCGGTCCATCCAGAAGGTGAGCGGGATTCTGGGTGGCGCGCAACGTGTGGATTTGCGGCGGGTCAACTCCCGCCTCGCCGACCGGCGGCGCGCTTGCGCAAGCTCAACCCGGCGACGCCCCGACGCGACGACGTGCCGAAAAGGACTGGCGAGCGCTGACGCTCCCCACGGATGGCCAGGCAATGCAACCCAGCGCGTCGACATCCAGCACGGTCAGCGCATAGCCCTCCACCTGCACGATGCCGGCATCGGACAGCTTTCGCAGTGCGCGCGAGAAGGTCTCCGAGGTGGTTCCCAATTGCGCGGCGATCGACTGCTTCAGTTCGGTCAGCACCAGCCGCAACGGCTGGTCGTTGCCACGCGCCTCCAGGCGGCGCAGCAACCAACGGGCCAGGCGCGCCGGCACGTCGGCGGTCACGACGTCGTGCAGCGTGTCGCTGAGGCTTCGCACCCTCGTGGCGAGCAGCCTGCCGACGGCCTGCATGAGGGCGAGATCCTGGGCGCAGGCCTGGTGGAGCGCACTGACCGGCACCGCCAGCAGTTCGACGGGGGTACGGCACTGGGCCGCCTCGATCCAGGCCGCCGGCGCAGCCATGGCGCCGGCAACGTCCAGCCACTCTCCCGGGCCGATCAGGCGCTTCTCGGCAAAGAGGTCCTGCTCGGTCTGCCAGCCCAGTGCAATGCGCCCACGGCGCAGCAGCCACCAGGCGGGCACGGGCGCAGCCGGACTGGAGAGTTGGAGCGGACCGATCGGGTGGCGCACCACCAGGCTGTTCGTGCGCAGGGTGTCGAGCGACACCTCGGCAGGTTCGGCCGGGTCGAAGGCCCGGCGCAGCAGGGCGATGTCGGCTTCACCCTGCGCATTGCGGCGCCCCCCGGTGCCGACCGTCGTGGCAGGCGGCTGCGCCAGGGGAAGGCAGGCCATTGCCCGCAGACCGGAACGAGCCTCAGCGGCTGCGGCGGGAAAGGCAAAGGGTTGCATCGTCGCTCCGATCCTTCAATCTGTTGGGCAAGACTCACTGCAGCAAGGGGGTGTCGGCAGCATCCAGTTGCACCCCGACCACCTGTGCCTGGCCGGCCAGCAACTGCAGGTACTGGCGCAACGCCGTCGCCCAGGACTGCTGCTGCAGCGACAGCCGCACCGCTGCC
The Sphaerotilus microaerophilus DNA segment above includes these coding regions:
- a CDS encoding M14 family metallopeptidase → MPVIADLAAAAPLTPPPPLTRLDLTRLADLPPGLLDTRASDLHRLFPGPLLLHLPGQRRPELFVSVLLHGNEDVGWVALQQVLRHALAHGRQELPRAMTVLVGNVSAARHGLRRLDGQPDYNRVWPGGESALGTPEQALMAEVHARMRERAAADGGALFAAIDLHNNTGLNPHYGIVNHLDAASLHLARMFARTVVLFRGVPGTQTAAFAPLCPAVAVECGKPGVPANEAAAARFLDACLHLAEFPAHPLRESDIDLYHTVALVKVREDVRFAFVGEDDDPASAAADLLLDARLDHLNFRELEAGAAFGHTRHPMPLDVRDEAGTDVAAACFRTEQGRLRLALPLMPAMLTLDERVVRQDCLCYLMERVPFERVQAAGAA
- a CDS encoding Crp/Fnr family transcriptional regulator, with protein sequence MQTSPLTWTRQDAPARPLLADGPLPSPGREAWAVPDLAGLPVRAHPDIALLRRAFAPARPSEATLERLRTHSLVVRHGIGNLDLPGGPVHPVPAWWLLRRGRMSLGWLAEQGGFVEKHMIGPGEWLDVAGALSESPAWVDAAQCRTPVELLAIPLRTLFDAAAQDPELMRAVSQQLASRVRTLSDTLHDVVTADVPARLARWLLRRVEGALDGLGGLGGLGGMAAPKLVLTELKQAIAAQLGTTSETFSRALRRLADAGIVKVQGYELTLLDLPALQAIAYPAQRGGSARQSFAGTRGQRLAG
- the norR gene encoding nitric oxide reductase transcriptional regulator NorR — its product is MTESHLLRDLAVWLPAAVRLQHVVDHLSGAFDCDAVALLALEPGEPPDCLRPLATVGLVRDALGRRFRLHEQPRLAAILASAEVVAFEQGSRLPDPYDGLIDARQGQPLPVHDCMGIRLMQDDRPWGVLTLDGLTPGRFNAAAHAALRQAALWVEAAVRVTRLERENHALRHGRDWTVRPQEDAPALAMPADADWEITAHSQAMRQLLKESRVVAESDLPVLLLGETGVGKELFARRLHRLSPRHEKPLVQVNCAALPETLAESELFGHVRGAFSGATGERAGRVEAAQGGTLFLDEVGELPLPLQAKLLRTLQNGEIQRLGSDRPRKVDIRIVAATNRDLRAAVRDGHFRADLYHRLSVYPLPIPPLRERRDDVLPLAGRFLELNRARLGLRSLRLSAEAERALLAYGWPGNVRELEHVIGRAALRAAGRLEDRHHIVTLGLDLLGLDPLEQPSGSPMGTAAGTRAALPDAAASLPAHLAASLTATTLKEATDAAQRACVQAALQACDGNWAAAARRLGVDASNLHKLARRLELKPLR
- the ccoG gene encoding cytochrome c oxidase accessory protein CcoG → MTPPPGPAAPATSPVASPAATTSLFQATAKIYPRAVSGVFARWRWIMVWVTQIIFYGVPWLSWNDRQAVLFDLETPRFYLFALVLQPQDLIFLAGLLVISALALFFFTAVAGRLWCGYACPQSVYTHIFLWMELKTEGDRLARMRLDQQPWGLDKLRRKGGKHAAWIAFSAVTGFTFVGYFLPIRELAMQVATLALTPWATFWIVFYGFATYGNAGWLREQICTYMCPYARFQSTLLDGDSLVIAYDTARGDPRGSRSRKADPKALGLGSCIDCTLCVQVCPTGIDIRDGLQAECIGCAACIDACDDVMDKMGYARGLIRYGTGNGVAQGWTRQQQLARVIRPRVLIYGALLAGSLAAFGYGMAMRPVVGMDVIRDRGMMARIGETGRIENLYRVQLMNRRETATPYQLGVEGPNGLKGLNGLALDEPQVWTLQPGEVRSYTVRLSLPAEAAATPGAHPVTLTLASPGVQGIAVREATTFLVPR
- a CDS encoding HPP family protein → MPAQTAASERRLRWWQRLGLQRQTVDWRERLRDSLGAALGVGVSGSVGWWLLGGQGGALWLAAPMGASAVLLFAVPSSPLAQAWPALAGNVVAALVGTAVYQAWGAGPAAAAAAVGLALLLMFPLRCVHPPGGGTALVAVLGGPTVHALGWGFAFVPVGLNAALLVAVAKLYRRATAPQRAHTPPVHDNRHQTRDAAPQDRIGLTRADLDAALRDFNQLVDIDRDALEDLLRQAQAQAWQRRFGSVRCVDIMSRDLVTAEFGTPLEEAWQLLYVHRIKALPVVDRARRVIGIVTLIDFIKQARLDPRDPRSFGERVRRLLNATPGPSSDKPEVVGQIMAHPVHTVASDAVVVELVPRLSDLGLHHVPVVDAERRLVGMVTQSDLVAALYRAQAG
- the ubiT gene encoding ubiquinone anaerobic biosynthesis accessory factor UbiT, which produces MNPMPATSLSVPLAGAATRPLPPGLPVALGAIHRRICDLVEHLPSAPPSTLAALALNRWLLHRLPDDARRALQGRIVALHVSDFGLRVRLLLGPGGFSAAAEQGECALCIRATAGGFLRLARGEEDPDRLFFERELVMEGDTELGLVLKNSLDAIGPLWERGSN
- a CDS encoding U32 family peptidase produces the protein MPTSASLAGTDAPAEPGRFGLTIGPVLYHWPRQALMDFYAEAVETPADTIVIGEVVCARRRELRLPDWLALGADLAAAGKTVVLAAQALIETEADLRLLERQAEQTDFAVEAADASALHLLAERVPLVLGPHLNIYSRAALVEHAALGAGMGLGRWVAPVELPLDDIAAINPAADPVCTPAGAPVQTEAWAFGRVPLAFSARCFTARHHHLPKDQCGFRCIEDPDGLAMDTSEARAFLVLNGTQTQSAAVQCLLGEREALRAAGVSRLRLSPCARGFARVVEDFHAVANQGAKAAERLASWAALGVPGPFANGYARRRAGMEWSVTA
- the ubiU gene encoding ubiquinone anaerobic biosynthesis protein UbiU; translation: MSPPRKPQLVCPAGSLRALQCAVDAGADAVYLGLKDATNARNFAGLNFDDAQVQAGVAHAHARGAQVLMALNTFAAARDPSPWFRAADKAVALGADALIVADTAVMAWCRRRHPQLRLHLSVQASATSHAAIEFYRERYGIQRAVLPRVLTLQQVAQVIERTEVDIEVFGFGSLCVMVEGRCALSSWATGCSPNNAGVCSPASAVRWSEDARGVQARLNDVLIDVYAPDEARGYPTLCKGRFVVDGRRGYALEEPTSLNTLDVLPQLIGMGVAAIKIEGRQRSAAYVEQVTRVWRAAIDRAAVAPERYQVAPEWSHTLARHAEGQQHTLGAYDRPWR
- a CDS encoding Crp/Fnr family transcriptional regulator; its protein translation is MQPFAFPAAAAEARSGLRAMACLPLAQPPATTVGTGGRRNAQGEADIALLRRAFDPAEPAEVSLDTLRTNSLVVRHPIGPLQLSSPAAPVPAWWLLRRGRIALGWQTEQDLFAEKRLIGPGEWLDVAGAMAAPAAWIEAAQCRTPVELLAVPVSALHQACAQDLALMQAVGRLLATRVRSLSDTLHDVVTADVPARLARWLLRRLEARGNDQPLRLVLTELKQSIAAQLGTTSETFSRALRKLSDAGIVQVEGYALTVLDVDALGCIAWPSVGSVSARQSFSARRRVGASPG